From Burkholderiales bacterium:
CTGTAGGAATCGCAGCGCGGACGGGCATCCACGCGGACGGCCGAACAGTCGGCCGTGATAAACTGGCGCCCTCCCAACAAGGACCAGACCCTATGCGCAGTGCGATCCTTGCCTTGCTGATGATGCACTTCGCGGCTTCCGCACTCGCGCAAAATGCCAAGCCGCCGCCCGAGCCGCCGAGCGCATCGCCACCTGAACTCGAACCATTGCCCGAAGCGCTGCCGCCGCCGCCCGGCGCTCCGTCTGAGGGCGATCTGGAGCCGCAGGTCACTATCATCGAGCGCG
This genomic window contains:
- a CDS encoding DUF2782 domain-containing protein, yielding MRSAILALLMMHFAASALAQNAKPPPEPPSASPPELEPLPEALPPPPGAPSEGDLEPQVTIIERGENTIEEYRYNGRLYLVKVTPPHGVPYYLIDRTGDGNFSRSDVLDGGVSPPMWVIHQF